The Sphingomonas sanxanigenens DSM 19645 = NX02 genome includes a region encoding these proteins:
- a CDS encoding RluA family pseudouridine synthase yields the protein MLADHVLFIDAEALVVDKPSGLPVDPPRDGSLSVENHLESLSFGFKRWPSPVHRLDRDTSGCLLLARHPKAHRRFAQAFESGEVEKTYVAVVEGVPAEQAGVIDLALDKTSTREAGWRMVPAAGGKPALTRWRLLDARDGRALIAFSPETGRTHQIRVHAAAGLGAAIVGDPIYGRAGAPMLLHALKLVLPREGKRPVEAVAPLPERFAAAGFALPEGYLDAGG from the coding sequence ATGCTCGCCGACCATGTTCTCTTCATCGATGCCGAGGCGCTGGTCGTCGACAAGCCCAGCGGCCTGCCGGTCGATCCGCCGCGCGACGGATCGCTCAGCGTCGAAAATCATCTCGAAAGCCTGAGCTTCGGCTTCAAACGCTGGCCGTCGCCGGTGCACCGGCTGGATCGTGACACGTCCGGCTGCCTGCTGCTGGCGCGCCATCCCAAGGCGCATCGCCGTTTCGCGCAGGCGTTCGAATCGGGCGAGGTCGAGAAGACCTATGTCGCGGTCGTCGAAGGCGTGCCTGCCGAACAGGCCGGCGTCATCGATCTGGCGCTGGACAAGACCTCGACGCGCGAGGCGGGCTGGCGGATGGTGCCTGCGGCGGGCGGCAAGCCCGCGCTCACGCGCTGGCGGTTGCTCGACGCCCGGGACGGCCGCGCGCTGATCGCGTTCAGCCCCGAAACCGGCCGCACCCACCAGATCCGCGTCCATGCCGCCGCCGGCCTCGGCGCCGCGATCGTCGGCGATCCGATCTACGGCCGCGCCGGCGCGCCGATGCTGCTGCACGCGCTCAAGCTGGTGCTGCCGCGCGAGGGCAAGCGCCCGGTGGAAGCGGTGGCGCCGCTGCCCGAACGCTTCGCCGCAGCGGGATTCGCCTTGCCCGAGGGCTATCTCGATGCCGGCGGCTGA